The following are from one region of the Streptomyces tuirus genome:
- the pepN gene encoding aminopeptidase N encodes MPGENLSRDEARERAALLSVDGYEVSLDLRSAVGEDPGDGPRTFRSVTTVRFRCNEPGASTFADLIAPSVTAVSLNGRDLDPGEVFDGSRITLEDLAADNELVVDAQCAYSRTGEGMHRFVDPEDGEVYLYTQYEPADSRRVFANFEQPDLKAPYRFEVRAPEGWTVWSNGAGEQTDGVWRFAETKPISTYITCVVAGPYHYVTDSYTRTFADGTTLEIPLGALCRKGLAPHFDADDVFLVTKQGLDFFHDHFDYPYPFGKYDQAFVPEYNLGAMENPGLVTFREEFIFRGKVTQASYEGRANVVLHEMAHMWFGDLVTMEWWDDLWLKESFADFMGAFALVRATRFVNGWVTFANRRKAWAYRADQLPSTHPITADIRDLQDAKLNFDGITYAKGASVLKQLVAYVGEEAFLEGARRYFKRHAYGNTRLGDLLSVLEETSGRDMSAWSRSWLETAGVNSLTPQVLLDPDGRIEELAVVQEAAESHPELRPHRVAVGLYRVTDGGALERYARVETDVDGARTVVADLAGAEAPDLVLVNDDDLTYCKIRFDETSLATLREHLGAITDPLARALCWSALWNMTRDALLPAREFVDLVLRFGGRESEIGVVQMLHAWAESAVTHYTAPARRETAARLLAEGARRELYAAGPGSEHQLAWARFFARTAAAEADFALLRDLLAGTAAVEGLDLDQELRWAFLEPLAAHGIVDEKALAEELTRDDTASGKRHQVRCLAARPSEAVKAQAWAQVVESDALSNAMVEATISGFSQGSQRELIAPYAAKYFAAIERVWSERSIQIGMHVVQGLFPSLQQSRETLDATDAWLDAHKEAAPALRRLVLESRDDLARALRGQACDEASDH; translated from the coding sequence GTGCCCGGTGAGAATCTGTCCCGCGACGAGGCCCGGGAGCGGGCCGCCCTGCTGAGCGTCGACGGGTACGAGGTGTCCCTCGACCTGCGGTCCGCGGTCGGCGAGGACCCCGGGGACGGGCCCCGCACGTTCCGCTCGGTCACGACGGTCCGCTTCCGCTGCAACGAGCCCGGGGCGAGCACCTTCGCGGACCTGATCGCGCCGAGTGTGACGGCCGTCTCACTCAACGGCCGTGATCTGGACCCCGGTGAGGTCTTCGACGGCTCCCGGATCACGCTGGAGGACCTGGCCGCGGACAACGAGCTGGTGGTCGACGCCCAGTGCGCCTACTCCCGCACCGGCGAGGGCATGCACCGCTTCGTCGACCCCGAGGACGGCGAGGTGTACCTGTACACGCAGTACGAGCCGGCCGACTCGCGCCGCGTCTTCGCGAACTTCGAGCAGCCCGACCTGAAGGCCCCGTACCGCTTCGAGGTGCGGGCACCCGAGGGCTGGACGGTGTGGAGCAACGGGGCCGGTGAGCAGACCGACGGGGTGTGGCGGTTCGCCGAGACCAAGCCGATCTCGACGTACATCACGTGCGTGGTGGCGGGCCCGTACCACTACGTGACGGACTCCTACACGCGTACCTTCGCCGACGGCACGACGCTGGAGATCCCGCTCGGCGCCCTGTGCCGCAAGGGCCTCGCGCCCCACTTCGACGCCGACGACGTGTTCCTGGTCACCAAGCAGGGCCTGGACTTCTTCCACGACCACTTCGACTACCCGTACCCGTTCGGGAAGTACGACCAGGCGTTCGTGCCCGAGTACAACCTGGGCGCGATGGAGAACCCGGGCCTGGTGACGTTCCGTGAGGAGTTCATCTTCCGCGGGAAGGTGACGCAGGCGTCCTACGAGGGCCGGGCCAACGTCGTCCTGCACGAGATGGCGCACATGTGGTTCGGCGACCTGGTCACCATGGAGTGGTGGGACGACCTGTGGCTGAAGGAGTCCTTCGCGGACTTCATGGGTGCGTTCGCCCTGGTCCGCGCGACCCGGTTCGTCAACGGCTGGGTCACCTTCGCCAACCGCCGCAAGGCCTGGGCCTACCGCGCCGACCAGCTGCCCTCCACGCACCCGATCACGGCCGACATCCGCGACCTCCAGGACGCCAAGCTCAACTTCGACGGCATCACGTACGCCAAGGGCGCGTCGGTGCTGAAGCAGCTCGTGGCGTACGTCGGCGAGGAGGCGTTCCTGGAGGGCGCCCGGCGCTACTTCAAGCGGCACGCCTACGGCAACACGCGCCTCGGTGACCTGCTGTCGGTGCTGGAGGAGACCAGCGGCCGGGACATGAGCGCCTGGTCGCGGTCCTGGCTCGAGACGGCCGGGGTGAACTCGCTGACCCCGCAGGTGCTGCTGGACCCGGACGGCCGGATCGAGGAGCTGGCGGTGGTGCAGGAGGCCGCCGAGTCCCACCCGGAACTGCGTCCGCACCGGGTGGCGGTGGGCCTGTACCGGGTGACGGACGGCGGTGCGCTGGAGCGGTACGCGCGCGTGGAGACCGACGTCGACGGTGCCCGTACGGTCGTGGCGGATCTGGCCGGCGCCGAGGCCCCCGACCTGGTCCTGGTCAACGACGACGACCTGACCTACTGCAAGATCCGCTTCGACGAGACCTCCCTGGCGACGCTGCGCGAGCACCTGGGCGCGATCACCGACCCGCTGGCGCGTGCCCTGTGCTGGTCGGCGCTGTGGAACATGACCCGTGACGCGCTGCTGCCGGCCCGGGAGTTCGTCGATCTGGTGCTGCGCTTCGGCGGGCGCGAGTCCGAGATCGGCGTCGTGCAGATGCTGCACGCGTGGGCGGAGTCGGCGGTCACGCACTACACGGCGCCCGCCCGGCGGGAGACGGCCGCGCGGCTGCTCGCCGAGGGCGCCCGGCGCGAGCTGTACGCGGCCGGGCCGGGCAGCGAGCACCAGCTCGCCTGGGCGCGCTTCTTCGCCCGGACGGCCGCCGCCGAGGCCGACTTCGCGCTGCTGCGGGACCTGCTCGCCGGCACGGCGGCGGTCGAGGGCCTCGACCTGGACCAGGAGCTGCGCTGGGCGTTCCTGGAGCCGCTGGCCGCGCACGGGATCGTCGACGAGAAGGCGCTGGCCGAAGAACTGACCCGGGACGACACGGCGTCCGGCAAGCGCCACCAGGTGCGCTGTCTGGCCGCCCGCCCGTCCGAGGCGGTCAAGGCGCAGGCGTGGGCGCAGGTGGTGGAGTCAGACGCGCTGTCCAACGCCATGGTGGAGGCGACCATCTCCGGCTTCTCCCAGGGCTCGCAGCGGGAGCTGATCGCGCCGTACGCGGCGAAGTACTTCGCGGCGATCGAGCGGGTGTGGTCCGAGCGGTCGATCCAGATCGGCATGCACGTGGTGCAGGGCCTGTTCCCGTCGCTCCAGCAGTCGCGGGAGACGCTGGACGCCACCGACGCCTGGCTGGACGCCCACAAGGAGGCGGCCCCGGCGCTGCGCCGGCTGGTGCTGGAATCCCGTGACGACCTGGCACGGGCGTTGCGTGGACAGGCGTGCGACGAGGCCTCTGACCATTGA
- a CDS encoding RNA-guided endonuclease InsQ/TnpB family protein, whose protein sequence is MQLRYAFRLYPDTAQQAALARAFGCARVVFNDAVRAREDARKAGQPFPTAGQLSRKLITEAKRTVERSWLGEVSVVVLQQSLRDAEAAYRNFFRSLKGTREGPKMRAPRLKSRKNTRQSIRFTANARWSITGQGRLNLPKIGAVKVKWSRTLPAAPTSVTVIKDAAGRFFASFVIDTDPVADDARMPDTERTIGIDLGLTHFAVLSDGTKIDSPRFLRRAEKKLKKTQRELSRKQKGSKNRAKARLKVARAHATVADARREFHHQLSTRLISENQGISVEDLSVAGLARTKLAKSVHDAGWSSFVNMLEYKAARYGRTLVKIGRFEPTSQTCSTCGAVDGPKPLNVREWTCTACGTVHDRDTNAAINVKTAAGLAVSACGASVRPGAVPAQREETGSHGLPAGSRAA, encoded by the coding sequence ATGCAGCTCCGGTACGCCTTCAGGTTGTACCCCGACACCGCTCAGCAGGCCGCGTTGGCCAGGGCGTTCGGGTGCGCTCGCGTCGTGTTCAACGACGCCGTGCGTGCTCGCGAGGACGCCCGTAAGGCCGGGCAGCCGTTCCCGACGGCCGGTCAGCTGTCACGGAAGCTGATCACCGAGGCGAAACGGACAGTCGAACGGTCCTGGCTCGGCGAGGTCTCCGTGGTGGTGCTCCAGCAGTCCCTGCGGGACGCCGAGGCCGCGTACCGCAACTTCTTCCGTTCCCTCAAGGGCACGCGCGAGGGACCGAAGATGAGAGCACCACGATTGAAGTCCCGTAAGAACACGCGGCAGTCGATCCGGTTCACCGCCAACGCCCGCTGGAGCATCACCGGCCAAGGGCGGTTGAACCTGCCGAAGATCGGCGCAGTGAAGGTGAAATGGTCCCGCACGCTGCCCGCCGCTCCCACCTCCGTCACCGTCATCAAGGACGCGGCTGGCAGATTTTTCGCCTCCTTCGTCATTGACACCGACCCCGTCGCCGACGACGCCCGGATGCCCGATACCGAACGCACCATCGGCATCGATCTCGGCCTCACGCACTTCGCGGTCCTCTCCGACGGCACGAAGATCGACTCCCCGCGCTTCCTGCGGCGCGCGGAGAAGAAACTGAAGAAGACCCAGCGGGAGCTGTCCCGCAAACAGAAAGGCTCGAAGAACCGAGCCAAGGCCCGTCTGAAGGTCGCCCGTGCCCACGCCACAGTTGCCGACGCACGCCGTGAGTTCCACCACCAGCTCTCCACCAGGCTGATCTCCGAGAACCAAGGGATCTCCGTGGAGGACCTGTCGGTGGCGGGACTGGCCCGCACGAAGCTGGCCAAGTCCGTTCATGACGCGGGCTGGTCGTCGTTCGTGAACATGCTGGAGTACAAGGCCGCCCGGTACGGCCGCACCCTGGTGAAGATCGGCCGGTTCGAACCGACCTCCCAGACCTGCTCCACCTGCGGAGCCGTGGACGGACCCAAACCTCTGAACGTGCGGGAGTGGACCTGTACCGCCTGCGGTACTGTCCACGACCGGGACACCAACGCCGCGATCAATGTGAAGACGGCCGCCGGACTGGCGGTATCGGCCTGCGGAGCGTCGGTAAGACCGGGAGCAGTCCCGGCACAGCGCGAAGAAACAGGAAGCCATGGACTCCCCGCCGGAAGCCGTGCCGCGTAG
- a CDS encoding DUF6531 domain-containing protein, with protein MILHLCVRRVVLCGFRDRGGGVLTFSSARVRSLIVLLVLSVVAGGGWLIKVATDSTASVGASNEARYRGPQPAAHHKPVTPQERRAQTKDRAKPSRARALPTTKSKPATAAQIKLLKQNQRQLRKPGLMSSRVPATRRSPGGSIDQASFAAGSDAASYSSGALYQVTADPFGNAAAQQGGWLMALGNHIGAAVPGEPLQVSAAIWQSGGADTEVHPVKVRWKVDYYGCRLSNDDVQFVDFGQTVQAPTLNTDKVFPVVNASFTVPTTECTQQVPSFTIWACTTVTDDPTDTESCGSYNMFYIVPSLPEGAACAAVCGDASGAAGTTVMRADPVNTATGAFTEVFTDAEVPAPGVPLQLGRVYSSDNTETGALGKGWQVPWETRLKIEADGDAVLVGEGGTRHTYIKKSGGAFTAPGQARSKLATDGSGYTLTTAEQSTYAFNANGQLTAVKDRTGRGLSLTYTGGKPTTITDAVGRAAKLAYAGDRLDTVTLSDGRVVDYSYTGDRLTGVTALDGETESYGYDASGRVNKVTNARNKQVTFNTYDTQGRVASQTDALGHDTKFTYSRNGVFDQVDVTAPDGGVWTDVYYKNVLFTQIDPLNNKSYYRYDKFFNRTSTIDAEIRETKWEYDTQGRLKSRSNASSDEEWTYDAKGNVATYTDGEYNDYIFGYTTANQVSTVKDPLGKTTTYGYNATTGLLETVTTPRGKTTKYGYDTDGNLTSVTTPKGNRTTYTYFPSGQVKTVVDPRGNLTGADPAKYTTAYTYDPANRVKTVTDARGNTTSYDYDELGNLRTVTDAAKRVTAYTYNDAGRLKTITDPALKQTVLDYDPVGRLGKETNRRGATVTYAYDKAGNQIQVVTARGNATGADPKQYTWKVGYDKVGNRKTVTDPLGKTTAFTWDADNRPLSVTDPLSHTRSVTYDDNGSVVKTTDGLGHGMTLDYDDNNRLKSSKTWAGYLTTYEYDDDSHLAAEVSPEAERTTYTYDDDGNHATTVDPRGNVTGADPAKYTWKYGYDAAGNPTSSTDPLGHQRKTGYDAVGNVGSVTDARNKQTVYEYDELNRPKKVTAPDTGAIAFTYNKAGFLETSTDANTHTSTYGYNDEGQLTSVKNPLGKTVAYEYDLDGNRTKYTNARAQTITTTVDARNLPTKITYSDGTAAQTYGYDDASRLKTVTDATGSRTLTYDDDDKIQTITSPGATKPFTYVWNTDDTLKSRAYPDGRTTSYGYDKVGRTKTRTTNSKAVSYGYDKAGNLTSVTLPTTTARSETRAYDEAGRLATLTSPTVSNTFTYDENNRLVGDKPGTGYPTRYAYDDAGRMTRVCTDTSATSCLTGAAGTSYGYDKVGNLKTAASSSSTTTYAYDDGDRLQSTTSGTTTTSFGYDDDGNQTKDDDGTYAYDPSGRLKSATIGTNTYGFTYDADGNRTTVNKNNALAGTSRWDINNPLPQLATDTNAAGALLADYHYDPDGTARSMDRTAGTYYFTQDRQNSTSAVYDAAGTDNYRYTYSAWGSPTGKATITGGQTSPFGYTGQYKDQYLPDRLQLRARSYDTAQRRFTTQDPIPSAADNPNQSPYNYADNDPANLSDPSGQCPMCVGALIGGVVGGGVYALSHRDDFDWGDFAAATGQGAVVGAVGGFLAPAGTALATQLGLQGGRALGVAVVTDAAIGMGLTWAINTAQCQPTTPTDLLVGALTGGLGNLIKPAWGALRIGSVAGGAEGSRAAARGAASAGSGKLVLATDQFGVNASKALSKEGYYDVIIHGAKDNFAFVSGSAERVSHRTVANLVRKDPGWDGSPIRLIACNTGSCGATSAQNLSNSLGVKVLAPTEIVWAKGNGVLRVSPKPYGKTGEWKLFQPGGNKG; from the coding sequence ATGATCTTGCACTTGTGTGTGAGGCGTGTCGTCTTATGTGGTTTTCGTGATAGGGGTGGGGGAGTGCTGACGTTTTCGTCTGCACGGGTGCGGTCGCTGATTGTGCTGCTGGTGCTGTCCGTTGTGGCGGGTGGCGGTTGGCTGATCAAGGTGGCCACCGACAGCACCGCCAGCGTTGGTGCCAGTAACGAGGCCCGATACCGGGGCCCGCAGCCCGCCGCGCACCACAAGCCCGTCACGCCGCAGGAGCGGCGGGCGCAGACGAAGGACCGGGCCAAGCCGAGCAGGGCGCGGGCCCTGCCGACGACGAAGAGCAAACCGGCCACGGCAGCGCAGATCAAGCTGCTGAAGCAGAATCAGCGGCAACTGCGAAAGCCAGGACTCATGTCCTCGCGTGTTCCGGCCACCCGCCGCAGTCCTGGCGGCAGCATCGACCAGGCCTCGTTCGCCGCCGGCAGCGACGCGGCTTCGTACTCCAGCGGTGCCCTGTATCAGGTGACGGCCGACCCGTTCGGTAACGCCGCCGCGCAGCAAGGCGGTTGGCTGATGGCACTCGGCAACCACATCGGTGCGGCTGTGCCGGGCGAGCCCTTGCAGGTCTCCGCGGCGATCTGGCAGTCCGGAGGCGCGGACACCGAGGTGCACCCGGTGAAGGTGCGCTGGAAGGTGGACTACTACGGCTGTCGCCTGAGCAACGACGACGTTCAGTTCGTCGACTTCGGGCAGACGGTCCAGGCGCCGACCTTGAACACCGACAAGGTGTTCCCGGTGGTGAACGCGTCTTTCACCGTGCCCACCACGGAGTGCACTCAGCAGGTCCCCAGCTTCACCATCTGGGCTTGCACGACCGTGACGGACGACCCCACGGACACCGAGTCCTGCGGCTCGTACAACATGTTCTACATCGTGCCGTCCCTGCCCGAGGGCGCGGCATGTGCCGCGGTGTGCGGTGACGCCAGTGGTGCCGCCGGTACGACGGTGATGCGTGCCGACCCCGTGAATACGGCTACCGGCGCCTTCACGGAGGTGTTCACCGACGCCGAGGTCCCGGCTCCCGGCGTTCCGTTGCAGCTCGGACGCGTCTACTCGTCCGACAACACCGAAACCGGAGCGCTCGGCAAGGGCTGGCAGGTGCCGTGGGAAACGCGGCTGAAGATCGAGGCCGACGGTGATGCGGTGTTGGTCGGGGAGGGCGGCACCCGGCACACGTACATCAAGAAGTCTGGTGGAGCCTTCACCGCCCCAGGTCAGGCCCGCTCCAAGCTGGCAACCGATGGCAGCGGCTACACGCTGACGACCGCCGAGCAGTCGACGTACGCCTTCAATGCCAATGGCCAGTTGACCGCAGTCAAGGACCGCACTGGCCGCGGCCTGTCCCTGACGTACACGGGCGGCAAGCCCACCACCATCACGGACGCGGTCGGCCGAGCAGCCAAACTCGCTTATGCGGGTGACCGGCTGGACACGGTGACGCTGTCCGACGGCCGGGTGGTCGACTACAGCTACACGGGCGACCGGCTGACCGGCGTGACAGCCCTGGACGGCGAGACGGAGTCCTACGGGTACGACGCCTCTGGCCGGGTCAACAAGGTGACGAACGCCCGGAACAAGCAAGTCACGTTCAACACGTACGACACGCAGGGCCGGGTCGCATCCCAGACGGACGCCTTGGGGCACGACACGAAGTTCACCTACTCGAGGAACGGTGTCTTCGACCAGGTCGACGTCACAGCTCCGGACGGCGGCGTGTGGACGGACGTCTACTACAAGAACGTCCTGTTCACGCAGATCGACCCGCTGAACAACAAGAGTTACTACCGCTATGACAAATTCTTCAACCGCACGAGCACGATCGATGCGGAGATCCGCGAGACCAAGTGGGAGTACGACACCCAGGGGCGTCTGAAGAGCCGGTCCAATGCCTCGTCGGATGAGGAGTGGACGTACGACGCCAAGGGCAACGTGGCCACCTACACGGACGGCGAGTACAACGACTACATCTTCGGCTACACCACGGCCAACCAGGTCAGCACCGTCAAGGACCCGCTCGGCAAGACGACGACGTACGGCTACAACGCCACCACGGGGCTACTGGAAACCGTCACCACACCGCGTGGCAAGACCACGAAGTACGGCTATGACACCGACGGCAACCTGACGTCGGTCACTACCCCGAAGGGCAACAGGACCACCTACACCTACTTCCCATCGGGACAGGTGAAGACGGTCGTCGACCCTCGTGGCAACCTCACCGGCGCGGACCCGGCCAAGTACACGACCGCCTACACGTACGACCCCGCGAACCGTGTCAAGACAGTCACCGACGCGCGTGGCAACACCACGTCCTACGACTACGACGAGCTCGGCAACCTTCGCACGGTCACGGATGCCGCCAAGCGCGTCACGGCCTACACCTACAACGACGCGGGCCGCCTGAAGACGATCACGGACCCGGCGCTGAAGCAGACGGTCCTGGACTATGACCCGGTCGGGAGGCTCGGCAAGGAGACCAACCGTCGGGGCGCGACCGTCACCTACGCGTACGACAAGGCCGGCAACCAGATTCAGGTGGTGACCGCCCGCGGCAACGCCACGGGTGCCGACCCGAAGCAGTACACCTGGAAGGTCGGATACGACAAGGTCGGCAACCGCAAGACCGTGACCGACCCGCTCGGCAAGACCACCGCCTTCACCTGGGACGCGGACAACCGGCCGCTGTCGGTCACCGATCCACTCAGCCACACCCGCAGCGTCACCTACGACGACAACGGCAGCGTCGTGAAGACCACCGACGGCCTCGGCCACGGCATGACGCTGGACTACGACGACAACAACCGACTGAAATCGTCGAAGACCTGGGCCGGCTACCTCACCACCTACGAGTACGACGACGACAGCCACCTGGCCGCCGAAGTCTCCCCCGAAGCCGAGCGCACCACCTACACCTACGACGACGACGGCAACCACGCCACCACCGTCGACCCGCGCGGCAACGTCACCGGCGCCGACCCGGCGAAGTACACCTGGAAGTACGGCTACGACGCGGCCGGCAATCCCACGTCTTCCACCGACCCGCTCGGCCACCAGCGCAAGACCGGCTACGACGCCGTCGGCAACGTCGGCTCTGTCACCGACGCCCGCAACAAGCAGACTGTCTACGAGTACGACGAGCTCAACCGACCGAAGAAGGTCACAGCCCCGGACACCGGAGCGATCGCCTTCACCTACAACAAGGCCGGCTTCCTCGAGACCAGCACCGACGCCAACACGCACACCAGCACCTACGGCTACAACGACGAAGGCCAGCTGACGTCGGTCAAGAACCCGCTGGGCAAGACGGTCGCCTATGAGTACGACCTCGACGGCAACCGCACCAAGTACACCAACGCCCGCGCGCAGACCATCACCACCACGGTCGACGCGCGCAACCTGCCGACGAAGATCACGTACTCCGACGGCACCGCGGCTCAGACGTACGGCTATGACGACGCGAGCCGCCTGAAGACCGTCACCGACGCCACCGGCAGCCGCACGCTGACGTACGACGACGACGACAAGATCCAGACGATCACGTCACCGGGCGCGACGAAGCCGTTCACCTACGTCTGGAACACCGACGACACCCTCAAGTCCCGTGCCTACCCGGACGGTCGGACCACAAGTTACGGCTACGACAAGGTCGGTCGTACCAAGACCCGGACGACCAACTCCAAGGCCGTCTCCTACGGCTACGACAAGGCGGGAAACCTCACCTCGGTCACCCTGCCCACCACCACGGCCCGCAGCGAGACGCGCGCGTACGACGAGGCCGGACGCCTGGCAACGCTGACCTCGCCCACCGTCAGCAACACCTTCACCTATGACGAGAACAACCGTCTGGTCGGCGACAAGCCCGGCACGGGCTACCCGACCCGCTACGCGTACGACGACGCCGGTCGCATGACCCGCGTGTGCACCGACACATCCGCCACGTCGTGCCTCACAGGCGCCGCCGGCACCTCGTACGGCTACGACAAGGTCGGCAACCTCAAGACGGCAGCGAGCTCAAGCTCCACGACCACCTACGCCTACGACGACGGCGACCGGTTGCAGTCGACGACGAGCGGCACAACGACCACGAGCTTCGGTTACGACGACGACGGCAATCAGACCAAGGACGACGACGGCACGTACGCGTACGACCCATCGGGCCGCCTTAAGTCCGCGACCATCGGCACCAACACGTACGGGTTCACCTACGACGCCGACGGCAACCGCACCACGGTCAACAAGAACAACGCGCTCGCCGGAACATCCCGCTGGGACATCAACAACCCGCTCCCGCAGCTCGCCACCGACACCAACGCAGCCGGCGCCCTGCTCGCGGACTACCACTACGACCCCGACGGCACGGCCCGCTCCATGGACCGCACCGCCGGCACCTACTACTTCACCCAGGACCGCCAGAACTCCACCAGCGCGGTATACGACGCAGCAGGCACGGACAACTACCGCTACACCTACAGCGCCTGGGGCTCCCCGACCGGCAAAGCCACCATCACCGGCGGCCAAACCAGCCCCTTCGGCTACACCGGCCAGTACAAGGACCAGTACCTCCCCGACCGTCTCCAGCTCCGGGCCCGCTCCTACGACACCGCCCAGCGCCGCTTCACCACCCAGGACCCGATCCCGTCCGCCGCGGACAACCCCAACCAGTCCCCGTACAACTACGCCGACAACGACCCAGCCAACCTGTCAGATCCGTCCGGCCAGTGCCCGATGTGCGTTGGCGCTCTTATCGGCGGTGTCGTCGGCGGTGGGGTCTACGCCCTCAGCCACAGGGACGACTTCGACTGGGGCGACTTCGCTGCCGCTACGGGACAAGGCGCAGTCGTCGGAGCAGTCGGCGGTTTCCTCGCCCCGGCCGGCACCGCGCTGGCCACACAGCTGGGGCTGCAGGGCGGACGAGCTCTCGGCGTTGCCGTTGTCACCGACGCGGCCATTGGCATGGGGCTCACATGGGCCATCAACACCGCGCAGTGCCAGCCGACGACACCTACCGACCTGCTCGTCGGAGCGCTGACTGGCGGTTTGGGTAATCTGATCAAGCCTGCTTGGGGCGCGCTCAGAATCGGCAGCGTGGCTGGAGGCGCCGAAGGGAGCCGAGCGGCCGCAAGGGGCGCCGCGTCCGCAGGGAGCGGCAAGCTCGTACTCGCCACCGACCAGTTCGGAGTCAACGCATCGAAGGCCTTGTCCAAGGAGGGTTACTATGACGTGATCATCCATGGCGCCAAGGACAATTTTGCCTTCGTATCAGGGTCGGCGGAGCGCGTCAGCCACCGGACTGTTGCGAACCTCGTCAGGAAAGACCCGGGATGGGACGGTTCGCCGATCCGCCTGATTGCCTGCAATACGGGATCGTGCGGAGCTACTTCCGCGCAAAACCTGTCGAACTCCCTGGGCGTCAAGGTGTTGGCTCCGACCGAAATAGTCTGGGCCAAGGGTAACGGCGTTTTGCGTGTCTCTCCAAAGCCGTACGGAAAGACTGGCGAGTGGAAGTTGTTTCAACCGGGAGGGAACAAAGGATGA
- a CDS encoding ABC transporter ATP-binding protein, which produces MEKLNAKGEVLEISDLEYKAGDRLILQGVDLRVNPGESVAISGPSGSGKSTLLMCIMGLIRPDNGSVALCGKKLERLSGRKMLRHRRESVGMVFQAGELLPELTPTENVAIAGMLAGLPRAEAFSRAAELLDELNVGDTTVGTESLSGGERQRVAVARALINRPALLLADEPTGALDSTNRQIVAELLYSLPERRHCGLVIVTHDNFVAARAQRQLLLQDGALTPSTVQATGVPA; this is translated from the coding sequence GTGGAGAAGTTGAACGCGAAAGGCGAGGTACTGGAGATCTCTGATCTCGAGTACAAAGCAGGAGACCGACTGATACTTCAGGGCGTTGACTTGCGAGTCAACCCTGGAGAATCTGTCGCAATATCCGGACCCAGCGGCAGCGGTAAGTCAACCCTCCTCATGTGCATCATGGGATTGATCAGACCGGACAACGGGTCTGTGGCGCTGTGCGGCAAGAAGCTGGAGCGGCTGTCCGGCCGTAAAATGCTCCGGCACCGTCGCGAATCGGTGGGCATGGTGTTTCAGGCGGGCGAACTTCTACCGGAACTCACTCCCACGGAGAATGTTGCAATCGCAGGGATGCTCGCCGGCCTGCCGAGAGCGGAAGCATTCTCACGAGCAGCGGAGCTCTTGGACGAACTGAACGTCGGGGATACGACTGTGGGGACGGAGTCGTTGTCGGGCGGCGAAAGGCAACGTGTTGCGGTGGCTCGCGCACTGATCAACCGCCCCGCCTTGCTGCTCGCGGATGAGCCGACCGGTGCGCTGGACTCGACCAATCGGCAGATTGTCGCGGAGTTGCTTTACAGCCTGCCGGAACGTCGGCATTGCGGCCTCGTCATAGTGACGCATGACAACTTTGTTGCCGCACGGGCGCAGCGACAACTGCTTCTTCAGGACGGAGCGCTCACGCCAAGCACGGTCCAGGCGACGGGAGTTCCCGCGTGA